The Chloroflexota bacterium genome includes a region encoding these proteins:
- a CDS encoding HNH endonuclease → MIVLSRVLVLNATYEPLNIVSVRRAIILLLKEKAEVVEATNAYLRAASVSLPVPLVIRLVTYVRVPHRWSLPVNRRTVLARDQYTCQYCGAQPGKGGLTVDHVIPRSKGGETSWENVVTACLLCNQKKGKRTPAEAGMRLLAEPTRPKYIAIVLLGPGPMEKAWQKYLL, encoded by the coding sequence ATGATCGTCTTGAGTCGCGTGCTGGTTCTCAACGCTACTTATGAGCCACTGAACATAGTCTCAGTACGCCGGGCTATCATTTTACTTCTCAAAGAAAAGGCGGAAGTGGTGGAAGCAACCAATGCCTATCTGCGTGCAGCCAGTGTCTCATTGCCGGTACCTCTGGTAATCCGCCTAGTGACCTACGTGCGCGTGCCGCATCGGTGGAGCCTGCCTGTGAACCGTCGGACGGTACTAGCCCGCGACCAGTATACGTGCCAGTATTGTGGTGCCCAGCCTGGTAAGGGTGGGCTTACTGTGGACCACGTTATCCCTCGGTCTAAAGGTGGCGAGACCTCATGGGAGAATGTAGTCACGGCTTGCCTGCTCTGCAACCAGAAGAAAGGGAAACGCACGCCTGCCGAAGCAGGCATGAGGCTGCTCGCTGAGCCCACACGGCCCAAGTACATTGCCATTGTTCTGCTCGGTCCTGGACCGATGGAGAAGGCTTGGCAGAAATACCTGCTCTAA
- a CDS encoding YtxH domain-containing protein: MSREPRGGEFLAGLILGGLVGAAVALLFAPQPGEETRTRLREKGIELQERLAEVGERSKEVFQEQRVRLEEAIEEGKEAAEKKREEILAQLEAEKKGRAKQKA, encoded by the coding sequence ATGAGCAGGGAACCCAGAGGTGGCGAATTTTTGGCTGGTTTGATCCTCGGTGGTTTGGTGGGTGCAGCAGTGGCTTTGTTATTCGCCCCCCAGCCTGGCGAGGAGACCCGGACCCGCCTCCGCGAGAAGGGCATTGAACTACAAGAGCGACTGGCTGAGGTTGGGGAACGAAGCAAAGAAGTGTTCCAGGAACAGCGTGTCCGTTTGGAGGAGGCTATTGAGGAGGGCAAGGAGGCGGCCGAGAAAAAGAGGGAAGAGATCTTAGCGCAACTTGAGGCAGAGAAAAAGGGCCGAGCCAAGCAGAAAGCCTGA